A genomic stretch from Candidatus Flexicrinis proximus includes:
- a CDS encoding HDIG domain-containing protein, whose protein sequence is MLPALADFLHQRVGIPRDIALRRLTTSAVVAAAVVFVVASTVIVALDAVFPGRSLSSTLAVGEVAPRDIHAPISRSYVSQILTEQRQAEARNSVALVYNTPDLTVARVQTSLAARILDFIDNVRKDPYASVEQKVRDLLQITALRLEEVAVATPIATMTDESWSAIRAEVLRLLEQVMQDSIRESELPGILERLPNQVSLRFDGKDVAIIVDIVSDLIRPNRTLNTAATETARTAADEAVADQISSFQRGQIVVSAGTKLEPADVEALEQLGLLQPPNLRLPELLRAFLAAVATLAMYTVYMWRWRKPVLQSQPRIIWLLVGIFTLMLFTARLSLSGEIYLFPSGALALLYVAVAGPDVALIGTLGYAFLGGLMAGDGFEVSTLFAAAGVMGTLALRRTERLNTYIRAGLMIALVNSIVLIIFNMVQEGITAEQWIEQITYCVLNGIITAAVSLVGLYLLGVVFNLPTVLRLTELSQPSHPLLQRLLREAPGTYQHSLQVANLCEQAAAACGANASMVSVAALYHDIGKLNNPAFFTENQRGTESPHDRLNDPLKSARIIIHHVTDGEEMAMTHRLPSRLREFIREHHGTTLVKVFYQQALINCGDDATQVNMDRFRYPGPRPQSKETGIMMLADSCEAALRSANPQDRSQIKEQVSKIINYYRDQNQLDDSGLTLKDLKSIEGIFVDMIEATLHPRINYDAVISKARQTQALKIVSVAHLPPAPDESEMMPWTVNGHSTAGLNIPNDSELDDEDSTDDRARAWD, encoded by the coding sequence ATGTTACCGGCCCTCGCGGACTTCCTGCATCAGCGAGTCGGCATTCCCCGCGACATCGCTCTGCGCCGCCTGACAACCTCGGCGGTGGTCGCTGCGGCTGTGGTGTTTGTCGTCGCGTCGACGGTGATCGTCGCGCTCGATGCGGTGTTTCCCGGCCGGTCGCTGAGCAGCACGCTGGCGGTCGGAGAGGTTGCCCCACGCGACATCCACGCGCCGATCAGCCGCAGTTACGTCAGTCAGATCCTTACCGAGCAGCGCCAGGCGGAGGCGCGCAACAGCGTCGCGCTCGTCTACAACACACCTGATCTGACCGTCGCACGGGTTCAGACCAGCCTCGCGGCGCGCATCCTCGACTTCATCGATAATGTCCGCAAGGATCCCTATGCCTCGGTCGAGCAGAAGGTGCGCGACCTGCTCCAGATTACGGCGCTGCGGCTCGAAGAAGTGGCGGTGGCGACGCCGATCGCGACAATGACCGATGAATCCTGGTCAGCGATCCGGGCCGAGGTTCTGCGCCTGCTCGAACAGGTGATGCAGGACAGCATCCGCGAGAGCGAACTGCCCGGCATCCTGGAGCGTCTCCCCAATCAGGTCAGCCTGCGCTTTGACGGCAAGGATGTCGCCATCATCGTGGACATCGTTTCGGACCTGATCCGGCCCAACCGGACGCTCAATACCGCTGCCACAGAGACTGCGCGCACCGCCGCTGACGAGGCCGTTGCCGACCAAATCAGCAGCTTTCAGCGCGGCCAGATCGTGGTGAGCGCCGGGACAAAGCTGGAACCCGCCGATGTCGAAGCCTTGGAACAGCTTGGCCTGCTCCAGCCGCCGAATTTGCGCCTGCCGGAACTCCTGCGCGCGTTCCTGGCGGCGGTCGCAACGCTGGCGATGTATACCGTCTACATGTGGCGCTGGCGAAAACCCGTGCTGCAATCCCAGCCGCGCATCATCTGGCTGCTGGTCGGCATCTTCACCTTGATGCTGTTCACCGCCCGCCTGAGCCTGTCGGGCGAGATTTACCTGTTCCCGTCAGGCGCGCTGGCCCTGCTCTATGTCGCGGTGGCCGGGCCTGACGTCGCGTTGATCGGCACCCTCGGCTATGCATTCCTGGGCGGCCTGATGGCCGGTGATGGTTTCGAAGTCTCGACGTTGTTTGCCGCCGCAGGCGTGATGGGAACGCTGGCGCTGCGCCGGACGGAGCGCCTGAATACGTATATTCGCGCCGGACTCATGATCGCGCTGGTTAACAGCATCGTGCTGATCATTTTCAATATGGTACAGGAAGGCATCACAGCAGAGCAGTGGATCGAACAGATCACCTACTGCGTGCTGAACGGCATTATCACGGCGGCAGTCTCGCTGGTCGGCCTCTATCTCCTGGGCGTGGTTTTCAACCTGCCGACCGTGCTGCGCCTGACCGAACTCAGCCAGCCCTCGCATCCACTCCTGCAGCGGCTGCTGCGCGAAGCTCCCGGCACTTACCAGCACTCGCTGCAGGTTGCCAACCTGTGCGAACAAGCGGCAGCGGCCTGCGGCGCAAATGCTTCGATGGTGTCCGTAGCAGCGCTGTACCATGACATCGGCAAGCTAAATAACCCGGCTTTCTTCACCGAGAACCAGCGCGGCACCGAAAGCCCGCACGATCGGCTGAATGACCCGCTGAAAAGCGCGCGGATCATTATTCACCACGTGACCGACGGCGAAGAAATGGCCATGACTCACCGGCTGCCGTCACGGTTACGCGAGTTCATACGCGAGCATCACGGGACAACGCTGGTCAAGGTATTTTACCAGCAGGCGCTTATCAATTGCGGGGACGACGCGACCCAGGTCAATATGGACCGTTTCCGCTATCCCGGTCCACGGCCGCAGTCCAAAGAGACCGGCATCATGATGCTGGCCGACAGCTGTGAGGCTGCGCTGCGCTCTGCCAACCCTCAGGACCGCTCGCAGATCAAAGAGCAGGTCAGCAAGATCATTAACTACTACCGCGACCAGAATCAACTGGACGACAGTGGATTGACCCTGAAAGACCTCAAGAGCATCGAAGGCATTTTCGTCGATATGATCGAGGCGACGCTCCACCCGCGCATCAACTACGACGCGGTCATCTCCAAGGCGCGGCAGACACAGGCGCTGAAGATTGTGAGCGTTGCGCATCTGCCGCCTGCACCGGACGAGAGCGAGATGATGCCGTGGACCGTAAACGGTCACTCCACCGCCGGGCTGAATATCCCGAACGACTCCGAATTGGACGACGAGGATTCCACTGATGACCGCGCCCGTGCATGGGATTGA
- a CDS encoding GatB/YqeY domain-containing protein yields the protein MSELRNTLNAALKEAMLAKDNARRDVIRGLQSAVKQVEIDSRKEVTDDDVMTVMQKEAKRRREAIDESTKAGRNDLAEKEAAELVIIETFLPRQLTLDELKAIAAEIIAQTGAVGAKDQNKVMGPLMARVKGKADGRLVNQAVRELLNA from the coding sequence ATGAGCGAGCTTCGCAATACCCTGAACGCGGCGCTGAAAGAAGCCATGCTGGCGAAAGACAATGCCCGCCGCGATGTGATCCGTGGACTGCAGAGCGCCGTCAAGCAGGTTGAAATCGACTCCCGCAAGGAAGTGACCGACGACGACGTAATGACCGTGATGCAAAAAGAAGCCAAACGCCGCCGCGAAGCGATCGACGAGTCGACCAAAGCCGGACGCAACGACCTGGCAGAGAAAGAAGCGGCCGAACTGGTCATCATCGAGACCTTTCTGCCCCGCCAGCTGACGCTGGACGAATTGAAAGCGATTGCCGCGGAAATCATCGCTCAAACGGGCGCGGTGGGCGCGAAGGACCAAAACAAAGTGATGGGTCCGCTGATGGCACGAGTCAAAGGCAAAGCGGACGGACGGCTGGTGAACCAGGCCGTGCGGGAGCTGCTCAACGCCTAG
- the mtaB gene encoding tRNA (N(6)-L-threonylcarbamoyladenosine(37)-C(2))-methylthiotransferase MtaB — protein sequence MTGCRLNQAELDSMARQFQAQGHTLTGDAAQADWHIVNTCAVTQAATSSSRKLVRELHRANSSAQITVTGCYAQLAPDELTALPGVVRVIDNAGKDTLVEQLTGQPAEAFDTEPIAREARVGRTRAFVKVQDGCDNACTFCITTFARGAGRSRTVAEVVDEIRFLRASGYQEAVLTGVHLGSFGHDRGDPRGIETLVRAILSETDLPRLRLSSLEPWDLDVDFFRLWDDPRVCRHLHLPLQSGSDRTLKRMLRRTTQTGFRALVEAAREVAPDMAITTDVIVGFPGETEGDYEESAAFVESMAFAGLHVFPYSARTGTAAARMKQHIRSEVKNQRAARLLAHSSAQSQKFARQFRGEVRPVLWENVAGANQDGFVNVGYTDNYVRVGCVHPRPLTGMIIPSALGEWDAAHHQTNVIPMMEMEL from the coding sequence ATGACCGGCTGCCGGCTGAACCAGGCCGAGCTTGACAGCATGGCACGGCAGTTCCAGGCACAGGGGCATACGCTGACGGGCGACGCGGCGCAGGCTGACTGGCATATCGTCAACACCTGCGCGGTCACGCAGGCAGCGACATCGAGCAGCCGCAAGCTGGTGCGCGAACTCCACCGCGCCAATTCGAGCGCTCAGATCACGGTGACAGGCTGCTACGCACAGCTCGCCCCGGACGAACTGACCGCCCTGCCCGGCGTGGTCCGGGTCATCGATAACGCAGGAAAAGATACGCTGGTCGAGCAGCTGACCGGCCAACCGGCGGAAGCGTTCGACACCGAGCCAATCGCCCGGGAGGCGCGGGTCGGCCGCACTCGCGCGTTTGTCAAAGTGCAGGACGGCTGCGACAACGCCTGCACCTTCTGTATCACGACGTTCGCGCGAGGCGCCGGACGCAGCAGAACGGTCGCCGAAGTGGTTGACGAGATCAGGTTCCTGCGCGCCTCCGGTTATCAGGAAGCGGTGCTGACAGGCGTCCACCTGGGGAGCTTCGGCCACGACCGGGGCGATCCGCGGGGCATCGAAACGCTCGTGCGTGCAATCCTGAGCGAAACAGATCTGCCGCGATTGAGATTATCGTCGCTGGAACCCTGGGATCTGGATGTAGACTTTTTCCGGCTGTGGGATGACCCGCGTGTATGCCGCCATCTGCACCTGCCGCTGCAGTCGGGAAGCGACAGAACGCTCAAACGCATGCTGCGCCGGACGACCCAGACGGGTTTCCGGGCGCTGGTCGAGGCCGCCCGCGAGGTCGCGCCGGATATGGCGATCACCACCGACGTGATTGTGGGCTTTCCGGGCGAGACAGAAGGCGATTATGAGGAGAGCGCAGCATTCGTCGAGTCGATGGCGTTTGCCGGGCTGCATGTTTTCCCGTACAGCGCGCGTACCGGCACGGCCGCGGCGCGTATGAAACAGCACATTCGCAGCGAGGTCAAGAACCAGCGGGCGGCCCGTCTGCTGGCGCACAGCAGCGCCCAAAGCCAGAAGTTCGCGCGGCAGTTCAGGGGCGAGGTTCGCCCTGTCCTGTGGGAGAACGTGGCAGGGGCGAACCAAGACGGGTTCGTCAATGTGGGGTATACTGACAACTATGTGCGCGTAGGCTGTGTTCACCCACGGCCGCTGACGGGAATGATCATTCCATCGGCCCTGGGAGAATGGGACGCCGCGCATCACCAGACAAACGTTATACCGATGATGGAAATGGAACTATGA
- the serS gene encoding serine--tRNA ligase codes for MLDITLIREKPDFVKAQLLRLQDPEAAQRVDTISALDKERRSLLSQSEVVQQHRNRLNKGIGRLRGDKSLTEDMRAARAGQVVAAIDAGDYATAAAVMEGAAPATSAPPVAFEALLEKLAAMGDRVSEFNARVREVDAQLEENLLWLPNLPHDSTPTGVDDSENKPWPPEGEMREYDFTPKPHWDLGPALDIIDFERGVKLAGSRGYVLKGWGARLQRALTNLFLDTALANGYTECYLPFIVKEQMLYGSAQFPKFRDVVYYDPDAEVYLLPTAEVAITNLYRDEILDESMLSLNMVGHTPCFRKEKTSAGRDVRGIKRVHQFQKVELYKFTRPEDSYAELEKITEDAAGILRALKLPFRRLEICTGDLGFSATKKYDLEVWSPGCQEWLEVSSCSNTETFQARRANIKYRPADGGKAQFVHTLNGSGLAAPRVMIAIMETYQRADGSIEIPEALRPYLGGATEIPAPKK; via the coding sequence ATGCTCGATATCACACTCATCCGCGAGAAGCCGGATTTTGTAAAAGCACAGCTTCTCAGACTGCAAGACCCCGAAGCGGCGCAGCGCGTCGATACGATCTCGGCGCTGGACAAGGAGCGCCGGTCACTTCTGAGCCAGAGCGAAGTTGTACAACAGCACCGCAACCGGCTCAACAAGGGGATAGGACGGCTGCGCGGCGACAAGTCGTTGACCGAAGACATGCGGGCGGCGCGGGCGGGGCAAGTCGTCGCGGCGATTGACGCCGGGGACTATGCGACTGCTGCTGCCGTAATGGAGGGCGCGGCGCCAGCCACGAGCGCGCCGCCGGTCGCGTTTGAGGCGCTTCTGGAGAAACTGGCGGCGATGGGCGACCGCGTGAGCGAATTCAACGCACGCGTGCGCGAGGTCGACGCGCAGCTTGAAGAAAACCTGTTGTGGCTGCCTAACCTGCCGCACGACTCGACGCCAACGGGTGTGGACGACAGCGAGAACAAGCCGTGGCCGCCCGAAGGCGAGATGCGCGAGTACGACTTCACGCCGAAGCCTCACTGGGACCTTGGCCCGGCACTCGACATTATCGACTTCGAACGCGGCGTCAAACTGGCCGGGTCGCGCGGATACGTGCTAAAGGGCTGGGGGGCGAGGCTGCAGCGTGCGCTGACCAACCTGTTCCTCGATACGGCGCTGGCAAACGGCTACACCGAGTGTTACCTGCCGTTCATCGTCAAGGAACAAATGCTGTACGGGTCGGCGCAGTTCCCGAAGTTCCGCGACGTGGTATATTACGATCCGGACGCCGAGGTGTATCTTCTGCCGACCGCCGAGGTGGCCATCACCAACCTGTACCGCGACGAAATCCTCGACGAGTCGATGCTGTCGCTGAATATGGTCGGGCATACGCCGTGCTTCCGCAAGGAAAAGACCAGCGCCGGACGCGACGTGCGCGGCATCAAGCGCGTACACCAGTTCCAGAAGGTCGAACTCTATAAGTTCACCAGGCCGGAAGACAGCTACGCCGAACTGGAGAAGATCACGGAAGACGCGGCGGGCATCCTGCGCGCGCTCAAACTGCCGTTCCGCCGTCTCGAAATCTGCACGGGCGACCTGGGCTTCAGCGCGACCAAGAAGTACGACCTGGAAGTCTGGTCACCGGGATGCCAGGAATGGCTGGAAGTCTCGTCATGCAGCAATACCGAGACGTTCCAGGCGCGCCGCGCCAACATCAAGTACCGGCCAGCGGACGGCGGCAAAGCGCAGTTCGTCCACACGCTGAACGGCTCGGGTCTGGCTGCGCCGCGCGTGATGATCGCCATCATGGAAACCTATCAGCGCGCCGATGGCAGCATCGAAATCCCGGAAGCCCTGCGGCCATATCTGGGCGGCGCGACCGAAATCCCGGCGCCGAAGAAATAA
- a CDS encoding HAMP domain-containing histidine kinase, translating into MSAMPFSRNPDLQNILDGLAQGVLIFAPDGKLVMENRTARTMLGADLPVIRSTGFGAAAILLNQQLPDNGITLETARQQAQAGEKPVRFRVFRGGEVQPCVVSIIEGPGGLSYSMVTLEIADWTPLAETMDRFGQEIASALDSAKGHTELIQQIVDKRKPNETADQVAKRIVGFNKLIQVQMIRSQRLLSMLNRLTDIRTGALREEVKTGRKRFDLTTYLEDLTEEINQSLVVDPETDIGDIRSRLRISIADGLRVETSSFHLTRVLHDILANAIMYSLRATPIRISAQRKASTIQIDIVDEGYGIRDSEHDRVFTLFQRARQPQVISEFGYGLSMYLCKHEVEAMNGRIWFDTNEGAGTTFSVALPASVSSPSKPEA; encoded by the coding sequence GTGAGCGCAATGCCATTTAGCCGCAACCCTGACCTCCAGAACATCCTCGACGGATTGGCGCAGGGTGTGCTTATTTTCGCGCCGGACGGCAAACTGGTGATGGAAAACCGTACCGCGCGAACCATGCTTGGCGCTGACTTGCCGGTAATACGAAGCACGGGGTTCGGCGCAGCCGCGATCCTGCTCAATCAACAGCTCCCTGACAACGGCATCACGCTGGAAACCGCGAGGCAGCAGGCCCAGGCCGGCGAAAAACCCGTGCGTTTTCGCGTGTTCCGGGGCGGCGAAGTCCAGCCGTGTGTTGTATCGATCATCGAAGGTCCAGGCGGGCTGTCCTATTCGATGGTGACTCTGGAGATCGCTGACTGGACGCCGCTGGCTGAGACGATGGATCGTTTTGGTCAGGAAATCGCCAGCGCGCTCGACTCCGCCAAAGGTCACACCGAACTGATCCAGCAGATCGTCGACAAGCGCAAACCCAATGAGACCGCCGATCAGGTCGCCAAGCGCATCGTCGGCTTCAACAAGCTGATTCAGGTGCAGATGATCCGCTCGCAGCGGCTGCTGAGCATGCTGAACCGGCTGACCGACATCCGAACCGGCGCCCTGCGCGAAGAAGTGAAGACCGGACGCAAGCGCTTCGACCTCACGACCTATCTCGAAGACCTGACCGAAGAAATCAACCAGTCTTTGGTGGTTGACCCTGAGACAGACATCGGCGATATTCGAAGCAGACTGCGTATTTCAATTGCCGATGGGCTGCGTGTGGAGACCTCTTCGTTCCACCTCACGCGGGTATTGCACGACATTTTAGCCAACGCTATTATGTATAGTCTGCGTGCGACGCCCATCCGCATATCCGCACAGCGTAAGGCCAGCACGATCCAGATCGACATCGTCGACGAGGGGTATGGTATCCGCGACAGTGAACACGACCGGGTCTTTACGCTGTTCCAGCGCGCGCGGCAGCCGCAGGTCATCAGTGAGTTCGGGTACGGCTTAAGCATGTATCTGTGCAAACATGAGGTAGAGGCGATGAACGGACGGATCTGGTTCGATACGAACGAAGGCGCGGGAACAACCTTCAGCGTAGCGCTGCCTGCGTCCGTTTCTAGTCCGAGCAAACCAGAGGCCTAA
- the lysS gene encoding lysine--tRNA ligase — translation MAWQPTNTVEQERLNKVETLRSRGVDPYPARVERTHTAARAVKAFEAVEGQEQPPVTVTVCGRIRRVNLTGKIAFMHIEDETGRLQLFLRINDLGEDTFKLVSDKLVDTDDFVQASGDMMRTRAGEVSVHATSFRLIAKALSPLPVIKQVTQEDGSVVEYGEFSDIETRYRQRYADLAVNRQVREIFVKRSRLTRSIRDYLDSLDFLEVETPILQPIYGGAAARPFTTHHNELDQDMFLRVSFELYLKRLLVGGYDAVYEIGRDFRNEGVSYKHNPEFTQLEFYKAYIDYRGVMEITENMVAHAARAVTGSTLISHKGRQIELAPPWRRVTMRDIIIEYSGIDYMDYPTAETLETAIRARGIAVGHGLPWGKLIEHLFSEFAENNLISPTIVHDYPRDISPFAKRVEGDDLHVERFEFYISGMELGNAFTELNDPLDQEQRFLDMAATFRAGDDDETPLDEDYLRSMRYGMPPNGGFGMGIDRLAMLLLEQPTIRDVLLYPHMRDEK, via the coding sequence ATGGCGTGGCAGCCGACAAATACCGTTGAACAAGAGCGCCTGAACAAAGTTGAAACCTTACGCAGCCGGGGGGTCGATCCCTATCCGGCGCGTGTCGAACGCACGCATACCGCAGCCAGGGCCGTCAAGGCCTTCGAGGCAGTGGAAGGACAAGAACAGCCGCCGGTCACGGTTACCGTGTGCGGACGTATCCGGCGGGTCAACCTGACCGGAAAAATCGCCTTTATGCACATTGAAGACGAGACCGGCCGCCTGCAGCTTTTCCTGCGGATTAACGACCTGGGCGAAGATACTTTTAAGCTGGTCAGCGATAAGCTGGTCGACACGGACGATTTCGTGCAGGCGTCCGGCGACATGATGCGGACGCGCGCCGGCGAGGTCAGCGTGCATGCCACCAGCTTTCGCTTGATCGCCAAGGCGCTCAGCCCCCTGCCCGTCATCAAGCAGGTCACGCAGGAAGACGGCAGCGTCGTCGAATACGGCGAATTCAGCGATATCGAAACGCGCTATCGTCAGCGCTATGCAGATTTGGCGGTCAACCGGCAGGTCCGCGAGATTTTTGTCAAGCGCTCCCGCCTGACGCGCTCGATCCGCGACTATCTGGACAGCCTGGACTTCCTGGAGGTTGAAACTCCGATCCTGCAGCCAATCTATGGCGGTGCGGCGGCACGGCCGTTCACCACGCATCACAATGAACTCGATCAGGATATGTTCCTGCGGGTCAGCTTTGAGCTGTACCTGAAGCGGCTGCTGGTCGGCGGCTATGATGCGGTGTATGAGATCGGCCGCGACTTCCGCAATGAAGGCGTGAGTTACAAGCACAACCCCGAATTTACGCAGCTTGAGTTTTATAAGGCCTATATTGATTACCGCGGCGTGATGGAAATCACCGAAAACATGGTGGCACACGCCGCCAGGGCAGTGACGGGCAGCACGCTGATCAGCCACAAGGGCCGGCAGATCGAACTCGCGCCGCCGTGGCGGCGGGTTACGATGCGCGACATCATCATCGAATACAGCGGCATCGACTATATGGACTACCCCACCGCCGAAACGCTGGAAACGGCGATACGTGCACGGGGGATCGCCGTCGGTCATGGGCTGCCGTGGGGCAAGCTGATCGAGCACCTGTTCAGTGAATTTGCCGAAAACAACCTGATCTCGCCGACCATCGTTCACGATTATCCGCGCGACATTTCGCCGTTCGCCAAACGAGTCGAAGGCGACGATCTCCACGTCGAGCGCTTCGAGTTCTATATCAGCGGCATGGAACTGGGAAATGCCTTCACAGAGCTGAACGACCCGCTCGATCAGGAACAGCGCTTCCTCGATATGGCCGCGACGTTCCGCGCCGGCGACGACGACGAGACGCCGTTGGACGAGGATTATCTGCGGTCGATGCGTTACGGGATGCCCCCGAACGGCGGGTTCGGCATGGGGATCGACCGGCTTGCGATGCTGCTGCTGGAACAACCGACCATTCGCGACGTGCTGTTGTATCCGCACATGCGCGACGAAAAGTAA
- the greA gene encoding transcription elongation factor GreA, producing MFDQAQYLTPEGLVQLENRLNTLKEDRRPEIAERLRRAMEEGGDLSENAEYEDAKNEQAFIEGEILRLETILASAQIIDNSSGKSDTVVPGSRVTILEKGSKEPELYILVGSAEASPRDGKISVDSPMGRALMGHKVNSKVTVKAPDGDLVFTIKKIE from the coding sequence ATGTTCGATCAAGCACAGTACCTCACGCCGGAAGGACTCGTTCAACTAGAGAACCGGCTGAACACCCTCAAAGAGGATCGCCGTCCGGAAATCGCTGAGCGGCTGCGCCGCGCGATGGAAGAGGGCGGTGATTTAAGCGAAAACGCCGAATACGAAGACGCCAAGAACGAACAGGCGTTTATCGAAGGCGAAATCCTGCGCCTGGAGACGATACTCGCCAGCGCGCAGATCATCGACAACAGCAGCGGGAAATCCGACACGGTCGTCCCGGGTTCGCGGGTCACGATCCTGGAAAAGGGCAGCAAGGAACCGGAACTGTATATCCTGGTCGGTTCAGCGGAAGCCAGCCCGCGCGACGGTAAGATCAGCGTGGACAGTCCGATGGGGCGCGCGCTGATGGGCCATAAGGTCAACAGCAAGGTGACGGTCAAAGCGCCAGACGGTGATCTCGTTTTCACGATCAAGAAAATCGAGTAG
- a CDS encoding DUF368 domain-containing protein: MEEQNLGRPRSPKEYLRLYLTGFAMGTADIIPGVSGGTIAFIMGIYDTLVDAIKSFNIGAIRLALGRKFAELVDHVSLRFVIALGLGILSAVLLLSNLLGELLETQPTFIFAFFGGLVFASIVAILPDVKWSTVTLACLVVGSLLGFFITGLEALDPTRVSHDYVTLFFSGSIAIVAMILPGISGSFILLIIGQYQYVLDAVRNRDFLTLIVVALGCLVGIIAFSRVLSFLLHRFRAPTLAVLIGFLIGSLRELWEQAVYMKHPETGLIDLSLPRTLDAGSIVIALVLILVGFVIVTALDHVSSGNNIVVKRILRKA; the protein is encoded by the coding sequence ATGGAAGAACAGAATCTGGGCCGCCCACGCAGCCCTAAAGAGTACCTGCGTCTGTATCTGACCGGCTTTGCGATGGGCACTGCCGATATTATCCCCGGTGTGTCGGGCGGTACGATTGCCTTCATTATGGGCATCTATGACACGCTGGTCGATGCCATCAAGTCGTTTAATATCGGCGCGATCCGCCTGGCGCTCGGGCGCAAATTCGCGGAATTAGTTGATCACGTCTCGCTGCGGTTTGTGATCGCGCTCGGGCTTGGAATCCTCTCGGCTGTGCTGCTGCTCTCCAACCTGCTGGGGGAACTGCTCGAGACCCAGCCGACCTTTATTTTCGCGTTTTTTGGCGGCCTGGTATTTGCCTCGATTGTCGCCATCCTGCCTGATGTGAAATGGTCAACCGTGACACTCGCCTGTCTGGTGGTTGGATCGCTGCTGGGCTTCTTCATCACCGGCCTCGAAGCCCTCGACCCGACGCGCGTCTCGCATGATTACGTGACGCTGTTCTTCAGCGGGTCAATCGCCATCGTCGCCATGATCCTCCCCGGTATCTCCGGCTCGTTCATCCTGCTGATTATCGGCCAGTATCAGTATGTCCTGGACGCGGTCCGCAATCGCGATTTCCTGACCTTAATCGTCGTGGCGCTCGGCTGTCTGGTCGGCATTATCGCCTTTTCGCGCGTTCTGTCCTTCCTGCTTCACCGTTTTCGTGCCCCGACTCTGGCGGTCCTGATCGGCTTCCTGATCGGGTCGCTCCGAGAACTTTGGGAGCAGGCCGTGTATATGAAGCATCCGGAGACAGGCCTTATTGACTTGAGCCTGCCGCGCACGCTTGATGCCGGAAGCATCGTCATCGCGCTCGTGCTGATCCTGGTGGGTTTCGTGATTGTGACCGCCCTGGATCACGTGTCGAGCGGGAACAATATCGTTGTTAAGCGAATTCTGAGGAAAGCATGA
- a CDS encoding exopolysaccharide biosynthesis protein: protein MTTDINRAEAESTVAFHDSEESLSATLIDVAASLHGDAVTLREILMLLGEQGLLVFCVFLTLPFLIPISIPGVSTVFGAVIILLGVGITLNRVPWLPARLMHRPFHVSRLVPLLHGGANFVKRFDRLTHPRLSYLTGTALVNRVHGFALTFGAFLLIFPFGFIPLSNTLPALAILFLALGILQRDGWFIAGGYAMLLVTMVYFGVLILGALAGGQALGSLLSG, encoded by the coding sequence ATGACCACAGACATCAATCGGGCGGAAGCAGAGAGTACCGTCGCGTTTCACGACAGCGAGGAGTCTCTCAGCGCAACGCTGATTGATGTCGCCGCAAGCCTCCACGGTGATGCCGTTACGCTCCGCGAAATCCTCATGCTGCTTGGGGAGCAGGGACTGCTGGTGTTCTGCGTGTTTTTGACGCTGCCTTTCCTGATCCCCATCTCTATCCCCGGCGTAAGCACGGTGTTCGGCGCGGTAATCATCCTGCTGGGTGTCGGCATAACGCTTAATCGCGTGCCGTGGCTGCCGGCCCGGCTGATGCACCGGCCGTTTCACGTCTCCAGGCTTGTACCGCTGCTCCACGGCGGGGCCAATTTCGTAAAGCGCTTCGACCGGCTCACCCATCCACGCCTGTCTTACTTAACCGGCACGGCGCTTGTGAACCGCGTACATGGCTTCGCTTTGACGTTCGGCGCGTTCCTCCTCATCTTTCCGTTCGGGTTTATCCCGCTCTCGAATACACTGCCGGCTCTGGCTATACTCTTCCTCGCGCTGGGAATCCTTCAGCGCGACGGCTGGTTCATCGCTGGCGGCTATGCCATGCTGCTCGTGACAATGGTCTATTTTGGCGTTCTGATCCTCGGCGCACTTGCGGGAGGACAGGCGCTTGGCAGCCTCTTGAGCGGCTGA